The Vibrio aerogenes nucleotide sequence TTCATCGCCACAGAGCGGATACCACAGGTTTCTTTACAAGCTTTCTGCCCGGCACGATAACCGGCAGATTCGATCCGGTGAACCAGTTTTTGCAGCACTCCCGGAGCAATGCGGATCGAAATACCTAAAATCGGCTTTCCCGGTTCAGCAATCGCTTCACATTCCAGAGGCAAAGGCACACCAACCACCAGATAATCATTCGGGCCATACAACACCTGATTTTGATTGAGATGTATACGTTTCTTCCCCTGCGCTAAAATCAGAATCCCGGACTGATACAACATCGGCTGCCTTGGGTTACCGGACTGGCTCCGGAAAAACCAAACACCGGAAATGGCGGTCTCCACCGCACCATCCAAATCCTGAAGATCCTGCTGAGCCACATATTGGTTTAACCACTGTATTAACGACATATCACCTCACAGAAAAATAGAATCAGGCACTATTTATAGAGAAATTGCTCTATATTAAGGGAAGCTTCAGTACTAATATGCACATCACACAGAAGCAAATCAAGTCAGAGAGAGGGAATACAATGCAATTTACTTATTCAAATCCGACCACTATTTTCTTTGGTCAGGGACAAATTGCTGCAATAAAAAATGCCATTCCGGCTGATAAAAAAGTCCTGATGATTTATGGCGGTGGCTCAATTAAGAAAAATGGGGTTTATGAGCAGACAAAAACGGCTCTGGACGCACACACATGGCTCGAATTCTCCGGTGTCGAACCGAATCCGACCAAAGAAACACTGGATAAAGCAGTCGCTATCGTGAAAGCTGAAAATATCGACTTTATCCTTGCTGTCGGCGGTGGCTCCGTGATTGATGGCTCTAAATATGTTGCAGCCGCCGCAAAATATGACGGTGATGGCTGGGATATTATGACCAGAAAACACACAGTGACAGATGCCGTGCCTCTTGGTGCGGTGCTGACCCTGCCAGCAACCGGTTCTGAGTCAAATTCAGGCGCCGTCATCACCAAAGCAGAAACTCATGACAAACTGGCCTTTATGACCCCGCATGTTCATCCGCGCTTTGCCGTGATGGACCCGGATGTGATGAAAACCCTGCCGGAACATCAGCTGCTCAATGGCTTAGTTGATGCATGGGTGCATACCTGTGAGCAATATATCACCCGCAATACCAACGCTTATGTTCAGGACGCCTACGCAGAAGGCCTGCTTCGCAGCCTGAAAACGCTGGGTGAACAGTTCGCCAGCCGGGACAATGACGAATGGCGCGCGAACCTGATGTGGTCAGCAAATCAGGCGCTCAACGGCCTGATTGGTGTCGGTGTGCCACAAGACTGGGCGACGCATATGCTGGGTCATGAATTCACCGCTTTATGGGGTGTGGCTCATGCCCGTTCACTGGCAATCGTTCAGCCATCACTGCTGAGAAACCAGATTGAAGCCAAGCGTGAAAAACTGGAACAGATGGGCAAAAACGTATTTTTCCTTGGGGAAAACGCCACTGCTGAAGCCACCATTGATGCGATTGAAGCGTTTTATCATCAGCTGGGTGTTGAGACTCACTTCAGTGAATATGAAAACACCAAAGCAGACGCTGTCAGTGCCGTTGTGAAGCAACTGGACAAACATGGCATGACAGCACTGGGTGAAAACGGCGCGATTACGCTGGAAGCATCTGAAAAGATTCTTGAGAGTGCGATTCAGTAACCCTTCATCTCCGGCCCAACACCCACGCGCCTGCGTGGGTGTAAGCTATTTTGTGCCGGAGCTTGCCCAATGACAGATTTTTCAATCCGGATGGGTGTTTTTCTTGGCGCTTTTCTCCTGTTGCTCTGGTGGCAAAAGCAAAAGCCATACAGAAAGCATTCCCCCTCACATAGCCGGATATGGCACAATTTGCTGCTGTTTATCTCTGGCGCTGGTGTCGTCCGGCTGCTTCAGCCCCTGTTTCTTGCAGTGATCAGCTTTCATTCAGAACAGGGTTTATTACAGATGACCTGGCTGCCTGATGTAGTGGTTATCACCCTCAGTCTGGTCATCCTTGATGGTGTCATTTACTGGCAACACCGACTGTTTCATACCCTGCCATGGCTATGGCGGCTACACCGTGTTCACCACTCCGATCCGGCGCTGGACACGACATCAGCCCTGCGCTTTCATCCGGTTGAGATTTTACTGTCCCTGACGGTGAAATCGACAGTGATTTTGCTGTGCGGTATACCGTTTGAAGCCGTTCTGCTGTTTGATATTCTCCTCAATACCAGTGCTATGTTTAATCACACCAATGTCCGGATTCCGGAACCATTTGAAAGTACACTGCGTCTGATCATCGTTACACCCGACTATCACCGGATTCATCATTCACGTACCACCACAGAAGCAAACAGTAATTACGGATTCTGTTTGAGTCTCTGGGATCGGCTCTTTGGCAGTTATACCCGCCAGCCACATTCAGGGGATGCAGCGCTGACCATCGGGCTGCCGGGAACCCGGCGTTATATGCCCGCCGGTATAGTGACATTACTGACCATGCCTTTCTGGTCAAAGCGCAAAGAAAAACGAGAATTCGGTTCATCGTGAGCATGATCATTGGCTGATACCTATCGATTAGCTGATACCTATCGATTGGCTGATGCCTATCGCACCCATAGAAAATAACGCCTTTCATGAATGGTAATAATTCTCAATAATATTTCCATACAGACAGAACACAGTTCACGGGGAAAGCACGATGATCAAGACCATGACTTTTGCAGCGATTCACTTTTCTATTGCCACTTTAGTTGCATTTGCGCTGACAGGCGATTTTTTACTGGGCAGCTTAATTGCCATGATTGAACCTTCAATCAATACAGGGGCCTTTTACGCGCACGAAAAAATCTGGCAAAACATCCCGTTTCTGAAACGTCATGAAGCAAAGACACAAGTGAAAACCGCCAGTTTTGCCATGATTCATTTCAGCGTAGCATTCACTGTGACTTACCTGCTGACCGGCGATGCATTCATTGGGGGACTGATGGCAACGATTGAACCCGCGATTAACTCTGTTGCTTATTTCTTCCACGAAAAAGTATGGCTAAGAAAAACCAAAGAGACCGGCAATTTAGCTTACGCATAATCCAGCTCAAGTTAGTTTTCTCCCGGACATTTTAGTTTTCTCCCCTCACACAAAGCAGGCACCAGCCTGCTTTTTCATTTTCTTTAACCACAATCTGCCGGCGGCAAAATATAAATATCACCGGTTTCTGCATACTGCTCTGCACTGCTCTTTTGCCACCATGTGCGCCATTCAGGACTTAATAACGAAGCATCGTTAATCAGCGCCCCCGGTGCGAGTGATGTCAGATTAGTCACGATCGATTTCAGCTCACCATTCCCGGCACACTGTTTGAGCATATGCGGCTTCAGCTGACACGGTGAATTCAGCCCCATGCTGCCCACCAGCTCATAAAAACTTTCCAGCGTGTTGTGGTGGAAGTTTTTCACCCGTTCGCTCTTTTTCTCCACATCAACCGCTTTCGAACGGGTTGGATCCTGTGTGGCAATGCCCGTCGGACAGTTGTTGGTATTACAGTGACGCGACTGAATACACCCCAGAGCAAACATCATGGTTCGTGCAGCATTCACTGTATCTGCACCCATGGCGATTTTGGACAATAATTCAAAACTTGATGCGGTTTTGCCCGAAGCAATGATCCGCACCTGGTCACGCAGGCCAATACCGGTCAGCGCATTATGAACAAAAGCCACGCCTTCCAGACACAGCATTCCCAGCCGGTTACTGAATTCGACCGGCGCGGCACCGGTGCCGCCTTCTGCGCCATCAACTGTAATAAAATCTGGCGTGATACCGGTTTGCAGCATGGCCTTACAAATTCCCAAAAACTCGACCGGATTGCCAAGACAAAGTTTGAAGCCGACCGGCTTGCCGCCACTCAGCTCACGCAACTTTTGTACAAATGACAGCAGAGCCAGCGGCGTGGTGCATTCAGGATTGACAGCCGGGGAGACGCAGTCCCTGTCCATTGGCACCTGACGGATTTGGGCGATTTCCTGAGTAATTTTTGACTTGGGCAGCACACCGCCATGGCCCGGTTTGGCCCCCTGGCTGAGTTTAATCTCAATCATTTTGATCTGCTCCCGGCCTGCCGTTGCCTGAAACGCGGCTTCATCAAAGTTGCCATCCTGATCGCGGCAGCCAAATAAGCCCGAGCCTATCTGCCAGACTAAATCACCACCATGCTTCACATGATATGGGCTGACTCCTCCTTCACCGGTATTATGAAAACAACCTGCTTTTTTTGCGCCGAGATTGAGCGCTTCAATCGCATTCTGACTCAGCGCACCAAAACTCATCGCTGAGATATTCAGATAAGATGCCTCGTAAGGCTGCCGGCAATCCGGACCACCAATGCTAACCCGTTTCTCTGTTGCCTGTACTTTTTGGGGAGCCAGTGAATGCCACAGGCTCAGATAATTTTCTTCCAGCAGATTACGTTGTGTGCCGAAAGCAATAGTATCGCGGACATTCTTCGCCCGCTGATACACCAAAGAGCGCTGTTCACGGTTAAATGGTCGCTCTTCGGTATCGCTGGCAATGAAGTATTGCTGAATTTCAACCCGGAATGACTCAAGAAAATAGCGAAGATAAGCCACCACAGGATAAAGACGGTTCAGGCTGTGATGGCCAAAAAAGAGATCATAAAATCCAACCAGTGTATACGTCAGTGTGATACACGCCAGTGTCAGGGCAAACAGGCTGTCAGTCAGAAAATAAAGGGAAAAGAAAACCAGGTTTCCCAGCGTTGCAATGAGCCAGTAAACCTTTTGCATGATGGTCATAGCATGTCCTTTCAGTCATTCGGGCAAGTGAGAATCATTCGTGTAACACGCCGGTAAAAAGACAAACCGGCATTTTGCAAAGTGTGACCGAACGATCGTTAAAAGTCTATGACATAAAAGTGAATGGAATGTTCCAAAGGGTTGAATAAACAGGTCTCGGATACGCCGGAAAAAACCGACGTGATATTACCTGTTCTGCTCAATCTCTGTTCTGCCCAATCCCTGTTCTGCCCAATCCCTGTTCTGCCAATCAATCAGACAGAGCTAAATCAATGAACTTGCGAACCGTTTGCGGCACAAACTGTTGAGAAGGCCAGACAAAGTAAACACTAAAAGTGTCACTGACCAGTTCAGGCAGGACACGCACCAGTGTCGGGCTCATTCCGGCATTCTGACCAATAAAGTCGGGTAAAAAGCCAATACCAGCCCCGCTTTCAATAAATTTCCGGCAATTTTGCACATCATCCGTGATCACCGCCCCGGACAAACGAATATCAACCGCTCTTCCGGACGGATGATAGAGTGTCAGGTCTCTGCCGACAGGCAACAGCTGAATCATCTGGTGATCCGCAAGGTCGTCTTCATGGTCTGGTGTACCATACTTTTCCAGATAAGCTGACGAAGCCCATAAGCCGACTCTGGAATCTATATATTTCCGGGCAATCATTGCTGAATCAGACAATGGACCAATCCGCACTGCCAGATCAACATTCTCACCAATCAGGTCAACCTGCCGGTTGGTGACCATCAGCTCAATCTGCACGGCCGTATAGGTTTGTGTATACGTATGGATCAAAGGTACCAGCAGTGAATCAGCAATATCCGCAGGCGCAGTAATCACCAGTTTACCGGACGGTTGCTGTGTGATCGACGATAACTCCTGCTCGGCAGAAGCCACTTCAGACAGTGCCCGTACACAATGTTCATAGTAACGACGGCCCGCGGCTGTCACGCTCAGCTGACGGGTGGTTCGCTGAATCAGCGTGACGCCCAGCCGCTGTTCGAGACGCGCAATTCTGGCACTGACCGTCGAGGTGGGCATCCCCAGCCGGGCTGCCGCCCGTGTAAAGCTTTGTGCATCGACAACTTCGACAAACACATCAATATGTTCCAGGTTCACAGCCATTCTCTCCGTTTATTATCCATAAATCAGGATAGTTAATTCAGTTTTTACAGTCTAGTGAATAAATCACTTTTGCCGTAGGATTACCCTCATCAACTGACTGGTATCGCCGTTTTGCTATCGCAACCGGCATCAATGAAAACCATCAGCAAGAATGAACGCATCAGCGAACAAACACTTTATATTCTGCGAAGCATTTCAGGAGGCGAGCATGAAAAAATTTCCGACTTACTTTATCTCACACGGTGGCGGCCCATGGCCCTGGATTCCTGATATGCGCGCGGCTTTTTCGAATCTGGAAACGTCCTTAAAAGAGATGGTTGCAGCGTGGGACACACCACCCAAAGCGATTTTGATGATTTCCGGTCACTGGGAAGAAAAAAGTGTTGCGATCATGGCTTCTCCAAAGCCCCCGATGGTTTATGACTATTACGGTTTCCCGGCTGAGACTTATCAAATCAGTTATCCGGCACCCGGTGCGCCCGAACTGGCAGAAAAGACACTGTCACTACTGACCGAAGCAGGTATTCCGGCTCATCTGGATCACAAACGGGGATTTGACCACGGCACATTTGCCCCGCTGGCGGTGATGTATCCTGAAGCCAATATTCCGGTATTTCAGATCTCACTGATGAAATCTTATGATCCGGCAATCCATATGGCGATCGGTCGTGCACTGGCATCACTGAGAGAAGAAGGTGTGGCGATCATCGGCTCCGGACTGAGTTATCACAACCTGAGACTATTCGGACCACAGGCAAAAGAGCCTTCAACTGTATTCGACCACTGGCTGAATGACACACTGACTCAGGCACCAGAAAGCCGGACACCTTCCGTCATCGACTGGACCAGCGCGCCTTACGCCCGGATTTGTCATCAGCATGAAGATCATCTGATGCCTCTGTTCGTCGCACTGGGTGCTGCTGAGGAAGATACGGCGACCCGGATTTATCATGATGAAGGATTATTCGGCGGAGTGACGGCTTCGAGCTACCAGTTTGGGTCATAGTACGATGAAAGCGCGTTGTTAACTTAACCGTCCCGGATTTGATAAATCCGGGACGGATTGTTTCTTACCTGCAAACGAGCCACTTTATCGGTTTGTCATCCTTCCCTGACATCAAAATTTCACTTTTTTATGTGGTAACCCGCATAACAAACGTCCGGGCTTTACTGAGACCCAAATACCGGTTTACCGGGCTTTATTCACTGGATACGATAACCCGGAGTAAATGAGATTACAGGTTGCAAAAAGCAACAAATTGTCGCATTGTTTGATTATAAGGTCATGAAATATGAAAAAGGTGAACTCTTATGGCAACCAGTGTCCGGCTGGATGATGCATTCGTCAAACATGTCAAAATCCATGCTGAAGCAGAAAGCCGCTCTGTCCCCAAACAGATAGAGTATTGGGCAAAAATCGGACAGATTATGATTGATAATCCTGACTTACCTTACGAGTTTGTCCGGGAAGCGCTGCTGGCTTCTGAGGAAGTGAAATCAGGAAACATGACGCGTTATGAGCGAAAAACAAAAAGAAAATAAACTCTCCGTCTATCAAACAAACCGCTTTGAAAAACAACTGAAAAGGCTTTCTGAAACACAACTTCAGCGGATTGAAGATGAAATTGATTTAATCATTGAAAACCCCAAACTGGGGACACGCAAGAAAGGAGATTTATCTCATCTTTGGGTACATAAATTTAATTTGGAAAGAAAACAGATACTTTTGGGGTATTCATGGGTTGAAGACCGCCTTGAGCTCTATCTGCTGAACATCGGACCGCACGAAAATTATTACGAAACCATGAAAAAAAGTCGCAGGCTGGATCTGAAGACGATTGGATAGATAATTCAGTTCCGGATTTGATAAATCCGGGAGAATAACCCTTCATCCGTTGGATAAAAATCCATCTTCACTACTTTACAAACCGGTCATCATAAACAATATTTTAATATAAAATATGTTGAATATTAAGTTTCAGAACATTCTCTGATTCCCCCGGGTAAATACATGGAGCATGAAATATCTGATGTCGTCGCACCAGATGTGCGCTTTCGATCTTCTGAGTACCAGCTACTCGAAAAAATTGGTGAAGGCGGTTTCGGACAAGTTTTTAAAGCCATTCATAACCGTACCCGGAAAAACGTCGCCATCAAATTTCTGACGTTCAATTCAAAAGAACCGGCAGAAAAGCGACAACGGAATATTGCCCGCTTTCACCGCGAGTGTGACCTGATTCGCCGCCTGAATCATCCCAACATTGTCTCGTTGATTGATAAAGGTCAGCAAGGCAGCGATCTGCTCTACGCGGTTTATGAATTTGTCGATGGCGTCACCCTGAAAGACTACCTTGCCAGCCACGGTCCGATACCGCCAACCGAAGCGGCTGAAATCATGGCCTGTGTACTGGATGCGCTGGCACACGCCCATGAGCAGGGGGTGATTCACCGGGATATCAAACCGGCCAATATCATGCTCTATCACGTGGGTGCCAAACGCCACGTCAAAGTGCTGGATTTCGGAATCGGCACGTTCAGGCTTGACGCCCGGCAAGAAAATTATCAAACCCTGACCCTGACACAGGAAACGCTTGGCACGCCCACCTATAGTGCCCCGGAACAACTACGGGGAGAACCGGCCCTGCCCCAGACCGATCTCTATATCTGGGGACTGGTGTTTCTGGAATGCTTAACCGGCGTCCCCACGATTCAGGGCCGGAGTGTCGCCGCGGTGTTTCATCAACAGTTAAGTACCGCAAATGTACCACTGGGGCCACTGGCCGGTCATCACTCTGCGCTGTTCTTCCGGCGTATTCTCAATAAAAAACCACTGGAGCGCCCCGGTAATACGGTGGAAGTCTATCAGGAGTTTTGTCAGCTTCATTTCGCAGATTTAGAGCCCGGCCATACGGTTTCGCGCCCTGCAGACATCAGCCAGGAGATGACGGAGATCAACCCGGTTCAGCGATCCTATTCTCAGCTCACAGAAAGAAAACAGATCGCCGTGCTGAGTATCATTTTAACCCATCACCGGATTAAATCGCCTGAAGTCAGTGACTTATCACCAGCCTCACTGGACATTCCGGACATGATGCATACCGATCAAATGCATCAGTGTATTGATATTGCCGTCCGTTACGGCGCCACCCATGTTGGCACATTAGGTGATACCCTGCTGTTTTACTTTGGTTATCCGGTTGCAGGAGACAATGACAGCCGGCTTTGTGCCCGTGCAGCTCTGGATTTGCTATCAAACCTGAATGCAAAGCAGGCGCAGCTCTCGGCCCGGCATGGTCTGATCTGTGAGATCAAAAGCGGACTTCATACCGGCATGATGTGCAGTATTGATGGCGGATTACCTGAAGGTCATGTGGCCAGCCATGCGATGCATCTCGCCCGTAGCGCCGCACCCGGCAAGATTGTGTGTTCAAAACAGATACAGGTGTTACTGGAAAACCAGCTGATTTTTGAACCACTCTCTGCCAGCCCCGCGCCAGAAACTTCGCCTCTGTATTTATTACAGGGAGAGCAGCTATCGGAAGCGTTTGGTTTTCTGCGCAGCACCCACAGACACCGGGCTTTCTTTGGCCGGGAAACGCTCCTCAGCCAGCTGATCGCATCTGTTGAGGCCGTTGACCAGCCGTGTACTACCCAACAGCGGCTTATCCATCTTCGTGG carries:
- a CDS encoding sterol desaturase family protein gives rise to the protein MTDFSIRMGVFLGAFLLLLWWQKQKPYRKHSPSHSRIWHNLLLFISGAGVVRLLQPLFLAVISFHSEQGLLQMTWLPDVVVITLSLVILDGVIYWQHRLFHTLPWLWRLHRVHHSDPALDTTSALRFHPVEILLSLTVKSTVILLCGIPFEAVLLFDILLNTSAMFNHTNVRIPEPFESTLRLIIVTPDYHRIHHSRTTTEANSNYGFCLSLWDRLFGSYTRQPHSGDAALTIGLPGTRRYMPAGIVTLLTMPFWSKRKEKREFGSS
- a CDS encoding iron-containing alcohol dehydrogenase, which translates into the protein MQFTYSNPTTIFFGQGQIAAIKNAIPADKKVLMIYGGGSIKKNGVYEQTKTALDAHTWLEFSGVEPNPTKETLDKAVAIVKAENIDFILAVGGGSVIDGSKYVAAAAKYDGDGWDIMTRKHTVTDAVPLGAVLTLPATGSESNSGAVITKAETHDKLAFMTPHVHPRFAVMDPDVMKTLPEHQLLNGLVDAWVHTCEQYITRNTNAYVQDAYAEGLLRSLKTLGEQFASRDNDEWRANLMWSANQALNGLIGVGVPQDWATHMLGHEFTALWGVAHARSLAIVQPSLLRNQIEAKREKLEQMGKNVFFLGENATAEATIDAIEAFYHQLGVETHFSEYENTKADAVSAVVKQLDKHGMTALGENGAITLEASEKILESAIQ
- a CDS encoding DUF2061 domain-containing protein, encoding MIKTMTFAAIHFSIATLVAFALTGDFLLGSLIAMIEPSINTGAFYAHEKIWQNIPFLKRHEAKTQVKTASFAMIHFSVAFTVTYLLTGDAFIGGLMATIEPAINSVAYFFHEKVWLRKTKETGNLAYA
- a CDS encoding type II toxin-antitoxin system RelE/ParE family toxin encodes the protein MSEKQKENKLSVYQTNRFEKQLKRLSETQLQRIEDEIDLIIENPKLGTRKKGDLSHLWVHKFNLERKQILLGYSWVEDRLELYLLNIGPHENYYETMKKSRRLDLKTIG
- a CDS encoding DODA-type extradiol aromatic ring-opening family dioxygenase; this translates as MKKFPTYFISHGGGPWPWIPDMRAAFSNLETSLKEMVAAWDTPPKAILMISGHWEEKSVAIMASPKPPMVYDYYGFPAETYQISYPAPGAPELAEKTLSLLTEAGIPAHLDHKRGFDHGTFAPLAVMYPEANIPVFQISLMKSYDPAIHMAIGRALASLREEGVAIIGSGLSYHNLRLFGPQAKEPSTVFDHWLNDTLTQAPESRTPSVIDWTSAPYARICHQHEDHLMPLFVALGAAEEDTATRIYHDEGLFGGVTASSYQFGS
- a CDS encoding FMN-binding glutamate synthase family protein translates to MTIMQKVYWLIATLGNLVFFSLYFLTDSLFALTLACITLTYTLVGFYDLFFGHHSLNRLYPVVAYLRYFLESFRVEIQQYFIASDTEERPFNREQRSLVYQRAKNVRDTIAFGTQRNLLEENYLSLWHSLAPQKVQATEKRVSIGGPDCRQPYEASYLNISAMSFGALSQNAIEALNLGAKKAGCFHNTGEGGVSPYHVKHGGDLVWQIGSGLFGCRDQDGNFDEAAFQATAGREQIKMIEIKLSQGAKPGHGGVLPKSKITQEIAQIRQVPMDRDCVSPAVNPECTTPLALLSFVQKLRELSGGKPVGFKLCLGNPVEFLGICKAMLQTGITPDFITVDGAEGGTGAAPVEFSNRLGMLCLEGVAFVHNALTGIGLRDQVRIIASGKTASSFELLSKIAMGADTVNAARTMMFALGCIQSRHCNTNNCPTGIATQDPTRSKAVDVEKKSERVKNFHHNTLESFYELVGSMGLNSPCQLKPHMLKQCAGNGELKSIVTNLTSLAPGALINDASLLSPEWRTWWQKSSAEQYAETGDIYILPPADCG
- a CDS encoding LysR family transcriptional regulator, translating into MAVNLEHIDVFVEVVDAQSFTRAAARLGMPTSTVSARIARLEQRLGVTLIQRTTRQLSVTAAGRRYYEHCVRALSEVASAEQELSSITQQPSGKLVITAPADIADSLLVPLIHTYTQTYTAVQIELMVTNRQVDLIGENVDLAVRIGPLSDSAMIARKYIDSRVGLWASSAYLEKYGTPDHEDDLADHQMIQLLPVGRDLTLYHPSGRAVDIRLSGAVITDDVQNCRKFIESGAGIGFLPDFIGQNAGMSPTLVRVLPELVSDTFSVYFVWPSQQFVPQTVRKFIDLALSD
- a CDS encoding TA system antitoxin ParD family protein, translated to MATSVRLDDAFVKHVKIHAEAESRSVPKQIEYWAKIGQIMIDNPDLPYEFVREALLASEEVKSGNMTRYERKTKRK